GCCGCCAAGCGGCGGGTCACCTATGAAGTGGCCCGGCTCGACGCCGACCTGCGCCGTCATGCCGATCTGGCTGCTCGCCTCGACCTGGTGCTGACCATCGAGGGGATCGGCCTGCGCACCGCTCTGGCACTGATCATCGGCATGCCGGAACTGGGCCGGATCTCCCGCGAGCAGGCCGCCTCTCTGGCAGGCCTTGCCCCTTTTGACGACACAAGCGCTGGCCGCGTCGGCGAGGCCCATATCGCCGGCGGCCGCGCTCGCGTCCGTACTGCGCTCTATGCCGCGGCCTTGCCCGCCGCCTACAAATGGAACCCGGCCTTGATCGCACTGCGCACTCGCCTCGTCGACCAAGGAAAGGCGCATAAAAGCGCCCTCATCGCCTGCGCCCGAAAGCTCCTCATCTTCGCAAATGCCGTTCTGCAGCGCGGACAGCCTTGGGAAAAACGGCCGCTCAAATCCTAATGGTTGCTCACCATGAGGGTCGGCAAAGCGTGACATCAAGCGCGGTCATGAAGCGCTTCGCGCAGGGCTTCATGAGCAAGCCTGCTGCCATTCACCTCCCCAGCTCATGGTGAGGTGGGAGCGAAGCGACCCTCGAACCACGGCCGCGCCTGGTGCCATGTACCCTTCAGCGGTTACGCGCCTCGAACCACGGCGCCCCTCCCGCCAACCACCTGCGCAAGCCCCTCCCCCTGGAAAAGCCGCGCCGGCGCGATAGCTTCTGGCTGCAGCGGGGCGTCAGCCCCCGCGCCGGCACGCCAGGAGGAACCGCCCCGTGAACCGCTACGTCGCCCGCATTCCCATGATGGTGCATTGCCCCGAGCCCATGGAATTCGCCATCAAGGACGTGCTGGAAGGCGAATACGAGGCCGATTACGACGGTATCGGTCTCGATATTCTCGATATCGGCGCCAATGTCGGCTCCTTCGCGCTCTGGGCCGCAGCCCGCTGGCCGGGCAGCCATGTGCGCTCCTTCGAGCCGCATCCCGGCACCTTCGACTACCTGAAGCGCAACACCGAGGGCCGGCGCGACATCACCATCGTCAATGCGGCGCTGTTCCCCGGCCCCGCGCGGCGGGCGACCTTCGTCAGCCGCTATGCCGGCGACGGCGAATCCGGGCTCGCGGCCTATTCCGGCGACACCTTCGTCGCCGGCCACATGGCCGAGACCTACGAGGTCGACGTCGTCGATCCGGCGAGCCTGCCCTCGGCCGACGTCGTCAAGATCGACATCGAGGGTGGCGAGGGCGACGTGCTCGCCCATCTCGACCTGTCGAAGACCTCGCTGGTCCTGCTCGAATTCCAGAACCGCCGGAACCGCGAGCAGATCCGCGCGACCCTGTCCGGCGATTTCCAGATCCTGCACGACGAGGAATGTTCCTGGGATCCGCTGCTCGGCTATGCCGGCTATCGCGCCGACCTGAAGGGCGATGCCTATGGCCGCATCTTCGCGGTGCGCCGCAACGTGACGCGGATGACGCGGCGGCCGTCCATCGACCGGTGACGGCCCGACCGGAAAGACAAGGGCCCGGTCTGCCCCGGGCCCTCGGCTGTCTGCGACCGGC
This portion of the bacterium YEK0313 genome encodes:
- a CDS encoding Methyltransferase domain protein, whose protein sequence is MNRYVARIPMMVHCPEPMEFAIKDVLEGEYEADYDGIGLDILDIGANVGSFALWAAARWPGSHVRSFEPHPGTFDYLKRNTEGRRDITIVNAALFPGPARRATFVSRYAGDGESGLAAYSGDTFVAGHMAETYEVDVVDPASLPSADVVKIDIEGGEGDVLAHLDLSKTSLVLLEFQNRRNREQIRATLSGDFQILHDEECSWDPLLGYAGYRADLKGDAYGRIFAVRRNVTRMTRRPSIDR